In Deferribacteraceae bacterium V6Fe1, one genomic interval encodes:
- a CDS encoding PAS domain S-box protein: MTDNFKIIELLSELDIIIYRGNPDWSVDVISSGEKISGYTVEEFRQGEIKWLDIIYKDDLNRVLRESEVLSEKPCQITQYYRILTKSGDVRYVVDQKKSIFKDGKFLYVAGSVRDITEKRVASSYKSSDIFSILTDFIDAAVFIFSYENFVYVNKKMIDIFGYSEEEFYNELKFWDIIHPDFREIVKERGSARLKGEDVPARYEVKLITKDKKVYWSEYMGKPIIYNGKPAVLGTAFDITERKELEFKLKETVDMLNKAEVAAKFGCWELNLNTGKIFGSVGARRIYGLKNGNFDYELVKDVPLPEYRPILDNALKNLIENGERYELNFKIKDASDGEIKDIFSIATYDEERNTVFGVIVDVTESMSDKRALEESESKFKALTNTTSAAIFVYSDDKFIFVNNEFEEVTGYAPDEIVGAQFWSIVHPEHKEMIKDRGLRRQRGEDIPNRYEFKIITKNGEERWVDFTADKIMWDGKPAALGTAIDITEKKLIEEKLMQSQKLEAVGRLAGGVAHEYNNMMTIILNYIELSLLKTSPEGDLHDYLMRMRRAAEHAADITKQLLSFARKQPIRPVPIDLKDFFEKHIKMLKVLVGENIEVIFKSEEKIENVKADSSQLNQVITNLLINAKDAIKGVGKIEIELKNVEIKENFLPEYPGLENGRYVLISVSDNGEGIKKEYIDKIFEPFFTTKDVGKGTGLGLATVFGIVKQNKGNIYVESEEGVGTTFKIFLPAYFENNEYQSTIKNQGYIQGSGESLLLVEDEESVLDSVKQMLEMLNYKVFVSDNPLGALEILQKNKDVIRLIITDVIMPGIDGMELAKRAREINPDIKVIFTSGHNEKILDDLKIGVVNDNFIQKPYDIRDLTLKIYNELYGK, from the coding sequence ATGACTGACAATTTCAAAATCATTGAGCTACTCAGCGAGTTGGATATAATCATATATAGAGGCAATCCCGACTGGTCAGTAGATGTAATTAGCAGCGGTGAGAAGATATCAGGATATACCGTGGAAGAGTTTAGACAGGGGGAGATAAAGTGGCTTGATATCATTTACAAAGATGATTTGAACAGAGTGTTAAGAGAATCGGAAGTGTTATCAGAAAAACCTTGTCAAATAACACAATATTACAGAATTTTGACAAAGAGCGGCGATGTTAGATATGTGGTTGATCAGAAAAAGTCTATTTTTAAAGACGGTAAATTTCTTTATGTTGCGGGCAGCGTCCGTGATATTACGGAAAAAAGGGTGGCTAGCTCTTATAAGTCTTCTGATATATTTTCAATTTTGACAGATTTTATAGATGCCGCAGTTTTTATCTTTTCGTATGAGAACTTTGTGTATGTAAACAAAAAAATGATTGATATTTTTGGATATTCAGAAGAAGAATTTTATAATGAGCTCAAATTTTGGGATATTATCCACCCCGATTTTCGTGAAATTGTTAAAGAAAGGGGGAGTGCAAGGCTGAAAGGTGAAGATGTCCCGGCAAGATATGAAGTAAAGCTGATAACAAAAGATAAAAAAGTTTATTGGTCTGAATATATGGGCAAGCCGATTATTTATAACGGTAAACCGGCAGTGCTTGGGACAGCTTTTGATATTACAGAAAGAAAAGAGCTGGAGTTTAAGTTAAAAGAAACAGTAGATATGTTAAATAAGGCCGAAGTAGCTGCCAAATTTGGCTGCTGGGAGTTAAATCTTAATACAGGAAAAATTTTTGGGTCGGTAGGTGCAAGACGTATTTACGGATTAAAGAATGGTAATTTTGATTACGAATTAGTGAAGGATGTACCACTGCCAGAATATAGGCCTATTTTGGATAATGCTTTAAAAAACCTTATAGAAAACGGTGAAAGATATGAACTTAATTTTAAGATAAAAGATGCTTCAGACGGTGAGATTAAAGATATATTTTCTATAGCGACATACGATGAAGAAAGAAACACAGTCTTTGGAGTCATAGTCGATGTAACGGAAAGTATGAGTGATAAAAGGGCACTTGAGGAAAGTGAATCTAAGTTTAAGGCTCTTACCAATACTACTTCAGCTGCTATATTTGTATATTCAGACGATAAATTTATTTTTGTAAACAACGAATTTGAAGAGGTCACCGGCTATGCTCCCGATGAAATAGTCGGTGCTCAGTTTTGGAGCATTGTCCATCCTGAACATAAGGAAATGATTAAAGATAGAGGGCTCAGAAGACAACGGGGGGAAGATATCCCTAATCGTTATGAATTTAAGATTATTACGAAAAATGGCGAAGAGAGATGGGTGGATTTTACTGCGGATAAAATAATGTGGGATGGTAAACCTGCCGCTTTGGGGACTGCCATTGACATTACAGAGAAAAAGCTGATTGAAGAAAAACTTATGCAAAGTCAAAAACTTGAGGCTGTTGGAAGACTTGCCGGTGGCGTGGCTCATGAATACAATAATATGATGACTATTATTTTAAACTATATTGAATTATCCCTTTTGAAAACATCTCCTGAGGGTGATTTGCATGATTATTTAATGCGTATGAGAAGAGCAGCTGAGCATGCTGCTGATATTACCAAGCAGCTTTTAAGTTTTGCGAGAAAACAGCCAATCAGACCTGTACCAATCGATTTAAAAGATTTTTTTGAAAAACATATAAAGATGTTAAAGGTCTTGGTTGGTGAAAATATTGAAGTGATATTTAAAAGTGAGGAAAAAATAGAAAATGTTAAAGCTGATTCTTCTCAATTGAATCAGGTGATTACAAATCTGCTTATAAATGCCAAAGATGCGATAAAAGGTGTTGGAAAGATTGAAATTGAGCTGAAAAATGTTGAAATAAAAGAAAATTTTCTACCCGAATATCCGGGTCTTGAAAATGGCCGATATGTATTAATATCAGTATCAGATAATGGCGAAGGGATAAAAAAAGAGTATATAGATAAAATATTTGAGCCTTTTTTCACTACAAAAGATGTGGGGAAAGGGACAGGGCTTGGCCTTGCAACGGTATTTGGCATTGTGAAACAAAATAAAGGTAATATTTATGTGGAAAGTGAAGAGGGTGTAGGGACGACCTTTAAAATATTTTTGCCGGCATATTTTGAAAATAACGAGTATCAATCTACAATAAAAAATCAAGGATATATTCAAGGCAGCGGGGAAAGTTTGCTATTGGTAGAGGATGAAGAGAGTGTGTTAGACAGTGTAAAGCAGATGCTTGAAATGTTAAATTATAAAGTGTTTGTTTCTGATAACCCCTTGGGAGCATTGGAAATTTTGCAGAAGAATAAAGATGTGATAAGGTTGATTATAACTGATGTAATAATGCCTGGTATTGACGGTATGGAGCTTGCGAAGAGAGCAAGAGAAATTAATCCTGACATAAAGGTTATTTTTACTTCAGGTCATAATGAGAAGATACTGGATGATTTGAAAATTGGGGTAGTCAATGATAATTTTATACAAAAGCCTTATGATATAAGAGATTTGACTTTAAAAATTTATAATGAACTCTACGGCAAGTAA
- a CDS encoding ABC transporter substrate-binding protein yields MKKILSVALLMLLLTTFSFAKTINVGISQIVEHPALDACRNGIIDKLKELGYEEGKNIHYDIQIAQGNVATANQIAKNFVGAKKDLIIAIATPTALAVANATKHIPIVISAITDPVGAKLVKSLEKPGTNVTGTTDMSPVKEQLALFKELGLNVKSVGIIYNAGEANSRTLVNLAKKAAKDLNIDIFEATVTNSSGVLLAAKSLVGKVDGIYIPTDNTVVSALESVLQVSYDNKIPVITGDTDSVERGSLASLGMNYYKLGLQTGEIAYKVLNGANPAETPVETLKDLELFINLKTAKKIGVNIPEEMTKKAAKVIK; encoded by the coding sequence ATGAAAAAAATTTTAAGTGTAGCTTTACTGATGCTTTTGTTAACAACATTTTCTTTTGCAAAAACAATTAATGTGGGAATCTCTCAAATTGTAGAGCACCCTGCTCTTGATGCTTGTAGAAACGGTATCATTGATAAGCTAAAGGAGTTGGGATATGAAGAAGGTAAAAATATTCACTACGATATTCAGATTGCTCAAGGCAATGTTGCTACTGCAAACCAAATTGCCAAAAACTTTGTAGGTGCAAAAAAAGACCTCATTATAGCTATTGCAACCCCTACTGCGCTTGCAGTTGCAAACGCAACAAAACATATCCCGATAGTAATTTCAGCTATAACTGACCCTGTTGGTGCAAAGCTTGTAAAATCTCTTGAAAAGCCCGGCACAAATGTAACAGGGACAACCGATATGAGTCCGGTAAAAGAGCAACTTGCACTTTTTAAAGAGTTGGGACTTAATGTAAAAAGTGTAGGAATCATTTACAACGCAGGTGAGGCAAACAGCAGGACACTTGTTAATCTGGCAAAAAAGGCTGCAAAAGATTTAAATATAGATATCTTTGAGGCAACAGTTACAAACAGCAGCGGTGTACTTTTGGCTGCAAAATCACTTGTAGGTAAAGTTGACGGTATATATATCCCTACTGATAATACTGTTGTTTCAGCCCTTGAATCTGTACTTCAGGTATCTTATGACAATAAAATCCCTGTCATCACAGGCGATACAGATTCTGTTGAAAGGGGCTCACTTGCATCACTCGGTATGAATTATTACAAACTTGGCCTTCAAACCGGTGAAATAGCATATAAAGTATTAAATGGTGCAAATCCTGCAGAAACTCCGGTCGAGACATTGAAAGATTTGGAACTTTTCATAAACCTTAAAACTGCCAAAAAAATAGGTGTAAACATTCCTGAAGAAATGACAAAAAAGGCTGCCAAGGTAATTAAATAA
- a CDS encoding metal-dependent hydrolase, whose product MDPVTHIGSGLLGGSYLKDKKSDKSIYIISVIGALLPDIDNIIGLSNNPALYLIHHRGITHSFLGAILLSFISAFLLKYIFFKKTDFKKIFLIFTFFSFVHIFLDLITSYGTQIALPFTNERYTLECTFIIDPIFTIAILLFFFISKRISSKKIKLVLFSFIFVYPLSNLALKAIYTTMLETKYPDKKVYLSPSPFTPIFWKIIMEDKTSYYVTTKTLFAKTNLEDFEKYKSLKTDKLSELFTVDGFLKTYYWFTKYPIIQQIGENTYKISDLRFMFSLKSFNIKRDTPFSITLTTNNDNSKILNYKYGF is encoded by the coding sequence ATGGATCCTGTAACTCATATTGGTAGCGGGCTGTTAGGTGGCTCATATTTAAAAGATAAAAAAAGTGATAAAAGCATTTATATAATCTCCGTTATAGGAGCCCTTTTGCCTGACATAGATAATATAATAGGGCTTTCCAATAATCCCGCTCTTTATCTAATCCACCACAGAGGGATAACTCACTCTTTTTTAGGTGCCATTTTGTTATCTTTTATTTCGGCATTCTTATTGAAATATATATTTTTTAAAAAAACAGACTTCAAAAAGATATTTTTAATTTTTACCTTTTTCAGCTTTGTGCATATCTTTTTAGATTTAATTACAAGTTACGGTACACAAATAGCACTCCCTTTTACCAATGAAAGATATACCCTTGAATGCACTTTTATTATTGACCCGATTTTTACCATTGCAATTTTACTATTCTTTTTTATTTCCAAACGAATATCTTCTAAAAAAATTAAGCTGGTGCTATTTAGCTTTATTTTTGTTTATCCGCTTTCAAATTTGGCACTTAAAGCTATTTATACAACTATGTTGGAAACAAAATATCCTGATAAAAAAGTTTATTTAAGCCCCTCACCATTTACCCCAATTTTTTGGAAAATAATAATGGAAGATAAGACATCTTATTATGTAACCACAAAAACATTATTTGCAAAGACTAATTTAGAAGATTTTGAAAAATATAAATCCTTAAAGACAGATAAGCTATCAGAGCTATTTACAGTCGACGGTTTTTTAAAAACTTACTACTGGTTTACAAAATACCCTATCATTCAGCAAATCGGCGAAAATACATATAAAATTTCAGATTTGAGGTTTATGTTTTCTTTAAAAAGCTTTAACATCAAAAGAGATACTCCTTTTAGTATAACACTGACTACAAATAACGATAACTCAAAGATATTAAATTACAAATACGGCTTTTAG
- the nhaB gene encoding sodium/proton antiporter NhaB: MSTTAGQGFVQNFLSRAPKWYKLTIIAFLIANPILYYTVGTFITGWILIAEFIFTLAMALKCYPLPAGGLLAIEAVAIGMTNPESVYHEVLNNFPVILLLMFMVAGIYFMKEGLLFLFSRVLVKVKSKIAISLIFSFLGAFLSAFLDALTVTAVIIAVAYGFFMIYHKVASGKTFYDEHTCKDDSCIIETNREDLENFRGFLRNLMMHGAVGTALGGATTLVGEPQNLLIGHKVGWDFIEFFVECSRVSIPVLIVGFLTCILLERFKLMGYGYQMPENVRKILVAYVDENDKNIDGKMKARLIVQAVAGVILIISLALHLAEVGLIGLMIIILLTAFNGIIEEHEIGHAFQEALPFTALLVVFFTIVAVIDTNHLFKPVIDYVLAMSGQKQLVAYFIANGALSAISDNVFVATVYINETEAHFSEIVPYLHNLSAATPEIMEKIHHFWKMAVSINMGTNIPSVATPNGQAAFLFLLTSALAPVIRLSYMEMIKLALPYTITMSLTGLLATMYLL, translated from the coding sequence ATGAGCACAACAGCTGGACAAGGTTTTGTTCAAAACTTTTTAAGCAGAGCACCGAAATGGTACAAGCTCACAATTATTGCATTTTTAATCGCCAACCCGATTTTATACTATACTGTTGGCACTTTTATTACGGGTTGGATATTGATTGCCGAATTTATTTTTACTCTGGCTATGGCGCTAAAATGTTACCCGCTACCTGCAGGCGGTCTGTTGGCCATTGAAGCAGTTGCCATAGGGATGACTAACCCAGAATCTGTTTATCACGAAGTTTTAAACAATTTCCCTGTAATACTGCTCCTTATGTTTATGGTTGCCGGTATTTATTTTATGAAAGAGGGTTTGCTTTTCCTATTTTCAAGAGTATTGGTGAAAGTTAAATCAAAAATTGCAATATCTCTTATTTTTTCATTTTTGGGTGCATTTCTGTCTGCATTTTTGGATGCACTGACAGTCACAGCGGTAATTATTGCGGTAGCATACGGTTTTTTTATGATATATCACAAAGTTGCATCAGGGAAAACTTTCTATGACGAACATACGTGCAAAGATGATTCTTGCATTATTGAGACCAACAGAGAGGATTTAGAGAATTTCAGAGGCTTTTTAAGAAACTTGATGATGCATGGTGCCGTTGGTACAGCGCTTGGCGGTGCTACCACACTTGTAGGTGAGCCACAAAACTTGCTTATCGGGCACAAAGTCGGTTGGGACTTTATAGAATTTTTTGTAGAGTGTTCAAGAGTGTCCATACCCGTATTAATAGTGGGGTTTCTTACTTGTATCCTCTTGGAAAGATTCAAGCTTATGGGTTATGGTTATCAAATGCCTGAAAACGTAAGAAAAATACTGGTTGCTTATGTAGATGAAAATGACAAAAATATTGACGGCAAAATGAAGGCAAGACTTATTGTGCAGGCTGTTGCAGGCGTCATTTTAATTATTTCACTTGCACTTCACCTTGCTGAAGTCGGTCTTATAGGTCTCATGATTATTATCCTACTAACAGCTTTCAACGGTATTATCGAAGAGCACGAAATAGGTCATGCATTCCAAGAGGCATTGCCATTTACTGCACTTTTGGTTGTATTTTTTACTATAGTTGCAGTAATTGATACTAATCACTTATTCAAACCGGTAATAGACTATGTCCTTGCCATGAGTGGACAAAAGCAGCTTGTAGCATATTTTATTGCTAACGGTGCATTATCTGCAATCAGCGATAATGTGTTTGTGGCGACTGTTTATATTAATGAGACTGAAGCTCATTTTAGTGAGATTGTACCCTACCTTCACAACTTATCCGCTGCCACTCCGGAAATTATGGAAAAGATACACCACTTCTGGAAAATGGCAGTTTCAATCAACATGGGTACAAATATCCCTTCAGTTGCGACACCAAACGGTCAGGCTGCGTTTTTATTTCTTCTGACTTCTGCACTTGCACCTGTTATCAGACTCTCTTACATGGAAATGATCAAACTTGCTCTGCCATACACAATTACAATGTCACTTACCGGACTTTTAGCTACAATGTATCTTCTTTAA
- a CDS encoding MFS transporter, which translates to MFIALRVLYNARFYYPVFTVLFLDYGLTIEQFAMLNVVWAITIVLVEVPSGALADILGRKKLLVSTCAIMIVELSLISFVPLGNGNLIFTVFLINRILSGIAEAMASGADEAIAYDTLVLTGQTDDWGRVLEFQMKLQSVGFIVAMTLGSFIYDPNMVNKVLHFLGSDMAFTQQQTMRFPLYLTLVSSLIAFIAVLKMKEPVLDNKKELQVSGFFKTSIATLSHTMQTGKWIIKSPFVFSVILFGMLFDHSIRMVVTLTSQYYRLIMIPEALFGVIGSAISVIGLFIPKISRKMTEKYTPLKNMIILTLMTIIGFYGISLFIPFYGIAPMVVLFAAFMMNGFFLSHYLNNETSSDKRATVLSFKGLSFNLSYGLIGFFYSIFFGIYRDNLKLANPEMTHKIAENKAFVASIGWFNWYFIVLFIIILGLTYKMLKGTNDIKKIVKLS; encoded by the coding sequence ATGTTTATTGCGTTGAGGGTACTTTATAATGCCCGCTTTTATTACCCTGTATTCACCGTTTTATTTTTGGATTATGGTCTTACAATTGAACAATTTGCGATGCTTAACGTGGTGTGGGCAATTACCATAGTATTAGTTGAAGTCCCTTCCGGTGCTTTAGCTGATATTTTGGGTCGCAAAAAACTTTTGGTTAGCACTTGTGCCATAATGATTGTGGAATTGTCGCTGATAAGTTTTGTCCCTCTTGGTAATGGAAACCTTATTTTTACAGTATTTTTAATTAACAGGATTTTAAGCGGTATTGCCGAAGCAATGGCAAGCGGTGCTGATGAAGCTATCGCCTATGATACGCTTGTGCTGACAGGCCAGACCGACGATTGGGGGCGCGTGCTGGAATTTCAGATGAAATTGCAGTCTGTGGGATTTATTGTAGCAATGACTTTAGGTTCATTTATTTATGATCCGAATATGGTTAACAAAGTGTTGCACTTTTTAGGCTCTGATATGGCCTTCACTCAACAACAAACTATGAGATTTCCTCTTTACCTGACATTAGTTTCTTCATTAATAGCTTTTATTGCTGTTTTAAAAATGAAAGAGCCCGTGCTTGACAATAAAAAAGAATTACAGGTGAGTGGTTTTTTCAAAACTTCTATAGCCACATTAAGCCATACAATGCAAACCGGTAAATGGATTATAAAAAGTCCATTTGTCTTTTCCGTGATCCTTTTTGGAATGCTATTTGACCATAGCATCAGAATGGTTGTTACTCTTACAAGCCAGTATTATCGTCTTATTATGATTCCTGAAGCTCTATTTGGAGTGATTGGTTCTGCTATTTCTGTTATTGGGCTGTTTATTCCAAAGATATCAAGAAAAATGACTGAAAAATATACGCCTTTAAAGAATATGATTATACTTACTTTGATGACTATTATAGGATTTTATGGGATTTCACTTTTTATCCCTTTTTATGGTATTGCTCCTATGGTAGTATTATTTGCTGCTTTTATGATGAACGGTTTTTTCTTGAGCCATTATTTGAATAATGAAACTTCTTCGGATAAAAGGGCGACTGTCCTTAGTTTTAAAGGCTTAAGCTTTAACTTATCCTATGGCTTGATTGGGTTTTTTTATTCAATATTTTTCGGAATATATCGTGATAACTTAAAGCTTGCTAATCCTGAAATGACTCATAAAATAGCCGAAAATAAAGCTTTTGTAGCCTCAATAGGTTGGTTTAATTGGTATTTTATAGTTTTATTCATAATTATATTAGGCCTCACTTATAAAATGTTAAAAGGGACAAACGATATTAAAAAGATTGTAAAACTAAGCTAA
- a CDS encoding lysine exporter LysO family protein, giving the protein MIFLMVIFTLLGIFAAQFGILPGGVIGQSGNITEYSLYLLLLIVGYDIGRDKDAVMRLITKDKFAFFVPFGTVIGTLIGGYIASLFINLSANDSLAVAAGFGWYSLSAVIITKMKSADLGSIAFLANVFRELLSILLIPIIAKRVGPYVSIVPGGATTMDTTLPIIEKYAGESAAIVAFAHGFILSALVPVIVPIFL; this is encoded by the coding sequence ATGATTTTCTTGATGGTTATTTTTACTTTACTCGGTATTTTTGCCGCGCAATTTGGTATATTGCCTGGAGGAGTGATAGGACAATCAGGTAATATTACCGAATATTCTTTGTATCTTTTACTGCTAATTGTAGGATATGATATCGGCAGGGATAAAGATGCTGTCATGAGGCTTATCACTAAAGATAAATTTGCTTTTTTTGTCCCGTTTGGGACGGTGATAGGGACGTTAATCGGAGGTTATATTGCATCACTGTTTATTAATTTAAGTGCAAATGACAGTTTGGCAGTTGCTGCCGGCTTTGGATGGTATTCGTTGTCAGCAGTTATTATTACAAAAATGAAAAGTGCTGACCTTGGAAGCATAGCATTTTTGGCAAATGTATTCCGGGAACTTCTAAGTATCCTTCTGATACCTATAATCGCTAAAAGAGTGGGACCGTATGTGTCCATAGTCCCAGGAGGGGCTACAACAATGGACACTACGCTGCCGATAATTGAAAAATATGCTGGAGAAAGTGCTGCCATTGTTGCATTTGCTCACGGATTTATCTTGAGTGCACTTGTCCCTGTTATTGTCCCGATTTTTTTATAA
- a CDS encoding ABC transporter ATP-binding protein: MINLENIVKIFHKNTINENKAIKGINLNIQKGDFITVIGSNGAGKSTLLNIIAGNLIPDEGKIFINNKDVTKIPDYKRAAFIGQVFQDPLSGTAGNLTIEENLAIAQKRGKKRWFGRGVKNSDRKEFKKSLQVLGLGLENRLKDKVGLLSGGQRQSLTLLMATLVKPEILLLDEHTAALDPKTAAKIIELTEYFVDEYNLTALMVTHNMKQALSLGNRTIMMHEGEIILDIKSPERDKLTVKDLLEMFSKVRGEEIVDDKMLLN, translated from the coding sequence ATGATAAATTTGGAAAATATTGTTAAAATATTTCACAAAAACACCATCAATGAAAATAAGGCTATAAAAGGTATTAATCTAAATATTCAAAAAGGTGATTTTATAACCGTAATAGGGAGCAACGGTGCAGGAAAATCCACTCTGCTTAATATTATCGCAGGCAACTTAATCCCTGATGAAGGTAAAATTTTCATTAATAACAAAGATGTAACCAAGATTCCTGACTACAAGCGTGCTGCTTTTATAGGTCAGGTTTTTCAAGACCCCCTTTCCGGCACAGCGGGAAATCTTACCATCGAAGAAAACCTTGCTATTGCCCAAAAAAGAGGGAAAAAGAGATGGTTTGGCAGAGGTGTAAAAAATAGCGACAGGAAAGAATTTAAAAAATCTCTGCAAGTTTTAGGATTGGGACTTGAAAACAGACTAAAGGATAAAGTAGGACTATTATCAGGTGGACAAAGGCAATCATTGACGCTTCTAATGGCAACCCTTGTAAAACCGGAAATATTACTCTTAGATGAACATACTGCTGCGCTTGACCCTAAAACTGCAGCAAAAATCATTGAGCTGACAGAATATTTTGTAGATGAATATAATCTTACAGCCCTGATGGTAACTCACAATATGAAGCAAGCATTGAGTCTCGGAAATAGAACAATTATGATGCACGAAGGTGAAATAATACTTGATATCAAATCACCAGAAAGGGACAAACTCACCGTTAAAGATCTGCTTGAAATGTTTTCAAAGGTTCGCGGTGAAGAAATTGTTGATGATAAAATGTTATTGAATTAA
- a CDS encoding ABC transporter permease, whose protein sequence is MSLYAFLGSLEQGFVFAIMALGVYITFRVLDFPDLSVDGTFPLGAAVSAILIVKGVNPFVTVAIATLSGMVAGGITAILNTKLKILNLLAGILMMIALYSVNIRVMGQPTTALLGYDTIFTPFEALGIEKYILTPIIFGIILIVIAIILVWFLHTDIGLAMRATGNNMKMVKAQGVSTNRMILFGVAFSNGLVALSGALVAQSQGSADVNMGIGTIVAGLASVILGEAIIQDRTVFRAVIGVIIGSVLYRIAIAVALSFKIGALQMTPSDLNLMTSALVTIALVFPGIRKKIGLKL, encoded by the coding sequence ATGAGTTTATACGCTTTTTTAGGTTCACTTGAACAAGGATTTGTTTTTGCAATAATGGCTCTGGGGGTGTATATCACCTTCAGAGTCCTTGATTTTCCTGACCTTTCCGTTGATGGGACTTTCCCTCTCGGTGCAGCAGTTTCTGCAATATTAATAGTAAAAGGGGTAAACCCTTTTGTTACCGTGGCAATAGCCACATTATCAGGTATGGTAGCAGGAGGTATTACCGCTATTTTAAATACCAAACTTAAAATTTTAAACCTTTTAGCAGGTATTTTAATGATGATTGCCCTTTATTCTGTAAATATAAGGGTGATGGGGCAACCAACTACAGCACTGCTTGGATATGATACAATATTTACACCGTTTGAAGCACTTGGAATAGAAAAATATATTTTAACCCCCATAATTTTTGGAATAATACTCATCGTCATCGCTATAATTCTTGTATGGTTTTTGCATACAGATATTGGACTTGCAATGCGTGCAACGGGAAACAATATGAAGATGGTAAAAGCACAAGGGGTAAGCACAAACAGGATGATACTTTTTGGTGTTGCATTTTCAAACGGCCTTGTAGCATTGTCAGGTGCACTGGTAGCTCAAAGTCAAGGCTCTGCTGACGTCAATATGGGGATAGGTACAATCGTTGCCGGTCTTGCATCCGTTATTTTGGGCGAGGCCATCATTCAAGACAGAACTGTTTTCAGAGCCGTAATCGGAGTCATTATCGGTTCGGTCCTTTATAGAATTGCCATCGCTGTTGCACTTTCATTTAAAATTGGTGCATTGCAAATGACACCTTCGGATTTAAATTTGATGACATCAGCACTTGTCACTATTGCACTCGTATTCCCGGGAATTAGAAAGAAAATAGGTTTAAAATTATGA